Below is a window of Camelina sativa cultivar DH55 chromosome 11, Cs, whole genome shotgun sequence DNA.
TCCGGTGAAAAGCACTAACAGAAAAACTCCATAGCTATAGACATCGGACTTGGTCGAAACCAACCCGAAGTTCTCTGTTTCCGGTGGAAGGTATCCTTCAGTTCCATTCTTACTGATCCCCCTCTGCATCTCAACACCGTCTTCATCGTAAACGATCTTAGTCGCGGTTCCAAAACCAGTCAGCTTCGGGACAAAATTGTCGTCAAGCACAATGTTTGTGGATTTGACATCTCTGTGAATCGATAAAAGCCCCTGGTGTACGTAAACCAGACCTTCGGCTACACCCACAGCAATTCTCATCCTCGTGTCCCAATCCAAAACCCGAGTTGCTTGTGTTAGACCCTGAACCTGCCTTGCATTTgctacaaacaaaaagagaatgACTTAACAAAACTGGAATGAGTTGATACAGAACTAAAACAGAGTTGATATAGAAGTAAAACAGAGTACGTTGATTAGGTTTGTATTGATTACCAAAGAGATGGTGGTCAAGAGAGCCATTAGGCATGAATTGGTAGACAAGGGCAGTGTTTGTCTGGCCGTAGTGTTTGCCGAGAAGTTTAATCACATTTGGGTGATCAGATTCACGTAACGTTCTAATCTCTGCCAAGAAGTCACCAAGACCAGGCGTGTTGCCATGATTAACCTTTGCAGCTCCAACctaatttaatcaatcaaaagtTTCTGCTTTCAGAAAGTGGGTTTCGATTCTTTAACCAATAAAGCACAAGACTTTTGGGGTTCATACCTTATGAATTCTTGGGAAATAGCAGCGATAGAGTTTGCCCACTTTGCCTTGGCCGATCAAATGTGTTATCTTAAAGTTCTCGGTTCCTTGTACGATCTCATTCCATCGAAATTTAACGAAAccttaagaaagaaagataacgaacaagaagaaccctaaatcaGTTTCGCAAGATCGAGATACTTGTTAACTCTAAAAACAGACTTGCTTGTGGTACAAGAAATCAGAAAACGAGAAAAGTTCACGATCGTCAGAGAGTTCGGTATTCCTAATGAAACTACTCACCTTCGTCGTCACTAGTTCCCGATGAATCTGTTGGTCCCGATGAATCAGATGAATCTGATGGCTCCGGTGCTTGGGGTAGTTGCGGTAGTTCCTCTGGGTCTTGCACTACTTGACTTGAGCTTCCGCCTCCGAGACAGCACATGAAACGACTCATCGCAGCGATCGACGAAGATATATCTTTCTTGAGgcttttctagttttgtttttatttcccgAGAAACTTTTTCCCGGAAAATGTAattagacagagagagagaactctATACGAAAAAAAACTAGAGCAAAGAGAGAGTCGAATGATGAACACTAAAAGCCTATATGagtaagtttttattattaattataaaattaaataatacacTAATTAGATTCATATAatatcaaaaaaggaaaaaaaacaagatcaaaGTATCACATGTACAAAGCcttaaatgataaataaaatatgtgttatggatattttgtgaaaatataaataatattagtcaAAATTCATGAGTAAATGATTGTTTGT
It encodes the following:
- the LOC104729006 gene encoding serine/threonine-protein kinase CDL1-like, whose protein sequence is MSRFMCCLGGGSSSQVVQDPEELPQLPQAPEPSDSSDSSGPTDSSGTSDDEGFVKFRWNEIVQGTENFKITHLIGQGKVGKLYRCYFPRIHKVGAAKVNHGNTPGLGDFLAEIRTLRESDHPNVIKLLGKHYGQTNTALVYQFMPNGSLDHHLFANARQVQGLTQATRVLDWDTRMRIAVGVAEGLVYVHQGLLSIHRDVKSTNIVLDDNFVPKLTGFGTATKIVYDEDGVEMQRGISKNGTEGYLPPETENFGLVSTKSDVYSYGVFLLVLFTGRKANDDRERPEAKKKLTDWLMPVLTRLEYAPMVVDVALGKKYSAHGLNRIFETARMCLNAHPLERPAMDFVETLVREAAAYLVPEEQPQVKERRCST